From Lycium ferocissimum isolate CSIRO_LF1 chromosome 12, AGI_CSIRO_Lferr_CH_V1, whole genome shotgun sequence, one genomic window encodes:
- the LOC132039936 gene encoding uncharacterized protein LOC132039936 isoform X3, with protein sequence MEDDPAEMLVGSAEHAKLQNSEKDPSPDFIPPQTERGTSSVSNLVNSEKSTCIDGSSNVHGGNRRENSTKNMELVNQCSPGSTGNETASTSRANRSFPYPLKRADDVVNNVDTSVNFAGYSRSSSPLSHGNGESSSSEDFVVNHTNEILIFNNSDSGSVSVLSDSSVTPHLAGESSGLEFLVSDREEGVRDGSALHVDMANASPNIFSNIPSAEISSREARRNSRRLFWDSFSRRSPRRRAADPHNFRLPNDNSDDVLSHDRLLLDFSDNSLHDSNGSRNERRRHSRSEMWERLPVPGGLIAGDHRSATCPTGIHTDGPCSCETILMSRESGSRASISRIVMLAEALFEVLDEIHRQPMSLSLSVLSLPAPESVVDSFPVKIYSKSEEVDTTGNNVLQCHICLAEYEEGDKIRVLPCHHEFHLSCVDKWLKEIHGVCPLCRGDVRNGFVDGSIL encoded by the exons ATGGAAGATGATCCAGCTGAAATGCTGGTGGGTTCTGCCGAACATGCAAAGCTCCAAAACTCTGAGAAGGACCCTTCACCTGATTTTATTCCCCCCCAAACTGAACGTGGAACTTCATCGGTGAGCAATCTGGTAAATAGTGAAAAATCTACATGTATAGATGGTTCAAGCAATGTGCACGGAGGTAATCGAAGAGAAAACTCAACCAAAAACATGGAATTAGTCAATCAATGTAGTCCTGGAAGTACAGGTAATGAAACTGCCAGTACATCTCGGGCCAACCGATCATTTCCCTATCCACTCAAAAGGGCAGATGATGTTGTAAATAATGTCGATACTTCAGTGAATTTTGCCGGTTACTCTCGTTCTAGCAGTCCATTGTCTCATGGAAATGGAGAATCTTCATCGAGTGAAGATTTTGTTGTAAACCATACAAATGAAATTCTTATCTTCAACAATTCCGATTCTGGTTCTGTATCAGTTCTTTCGGATTCTTCAGTTACGCCACATTTAGCGGGAGAATCTTCAGGTCTCGAATTTCTGGTGTCGGACAGGGAAGAAGGTGTAAGAGATGGAAGTGCACTTCATGTTGACATGGCGAATGCCTCTCCGAATATTTTCTCTAATATTCCGTCTGCCGAAATTAGTAGTCGTGAAGCAAGACGGAATAGTAGAAGACTTTTTTGGGATTCTTTTTCAAGGAGAAGTCCTAGGAGGCGTGCTGCTGATCCCCATAACTTTCGTTTACCAAATGATAATTCAGACGATGTACTATCTCATGACAGGTTACTGCTGGACTTTAGTGATAATTCCCTTcatgattcaaatggaagtcggaaTGAACGGCGACGACATTCCAGATCTGAG ATGTGGGAAAGACTTCCAGTTCCTGGTGGTCTTATTGCTGGTGATCATCGTAGTGCCACTTGTCCAACAGGGATTCACACAGATGGCCCATGTTCATGTGAGACAATTTTAATGAGTCGAGAATCTGGCAGTCGTGCAAGTATATCACGAATAGTTATGCTTGCTGAGGCATTGTTTGAG GTACTGGATGAAATACATCGCCAACCTATGTCATTGTCCTTATCTGTATTATCACTTCCAGCTCCAGAGTCAGTTGTGGACTCCTTCCCAGTGAAGATTTACTCAAAATCAGAGGAAGTAGATACTACTGGCAACAATGTTTTACA GTGTCACATATGCTTGGCTGAGTACGAGGAAGGAGATAAAATACGAGTTCTACCTTGTCACCATGAGTTTCATTTATCATGTGTGGATAAATGGCTCAAAGAGATACACGG TGTATGTCCACTTTGCAGAGGAGATGTCCGAAATGGTTTTGTTGATGGTTCAATTTTATAA
- the LOC132039936 gene encoding uncharacterized protein LOC132039936 isoform X2 — translation MGSGSSHLGSRPRRPNHIKRTLSSIFICGASSSRRTVEMEDDPAEMLVGSAEHAKLQNSEKDPSPDFIPPQTERGTSSVSNLVNSEKSTCIDGSSNVHGGNRRENSTKNMELVNQCSPGSTGNETASTSRANRSFPYPLKRADDVVNNVDTSVNFAGYSRSSSPLSHGNGESSSSEDFVVNHTNEILIFNNSDSGSVSVLSDSSVTPHLAGESSGLEFLVSDREEGVRDGSALHVDMANASPNIFSNIPSAEISSREARRNSRRLFWDSFSRRSPRRRAADPHNFRLPNDNSDDVLSHDRLLLDFSDNSLHDSNGSRNERRRHSRSEMWERLPVPGGLIAGDHRSATCPTGIHTDGPCSCETILMSRESGSRASISRIVMLAEALFEVLDEIHRQPMSLSLSVLSLPAPESVVDSFPVKIYSKSEEVDTTGNNVLQERGQSFWDEHPFKKQHFFG, via the exons ATGGGTTCTGGGAGTAGTCATTTGGGGTCAAGGCCACGTAGACCAAATCACATAAAAAGAACATTGTCATCTATATTTATATGTGGTGCTTCATCATCAAGAAGAACTGTTGAG ATGGAAGATGATCCAGCTGAAATGCTGGTGGGTTCTGCCGAACATGCAAAGCTCCAAAACTCTGAGAAGGACCCTTCACCTGATTTTATTCCCCCCCAAACTGAACGTGGAACTTCATCGGTGAGCAATCTGGTAAATAGTGAAAAATCTACATGTATAGATGGTTCAAGCAATGTGCACGGAGGTAATCGAAGAGAAAACTCAACCAAAAACATGGAATTAGTCAATCAATGTAGTCCTGGAAGTACAGGTAATGAAACTGCCAGTACATCTCGGGCCAACCGATCATTTCCCTATCCACTCAAAAGGGCAGATGATGTTGTAAATAATGTCGATACTTCAGTGAATTTTGCCGGTTACTCTCGTTCTAGCAGTCCATTGTCTCATGGAAATGGAGAATCTTCATCGAGTGAAGATTTTGTTGTAAACCATACAAATGAAATTCTTATCTTCAACAATTCCGATTCTGGTTCTGTATCAGTTCTTTCGGATTCTTCAGTTACGCCACATTTAGCGGGAGAATCTTCAGGTCTCGAATTTCTGGTGTCGGACAGGGAAGAAGGTGTAAGAGATGGAAGTGCACTTCATGTTGACATGGCGAATGCCTCTCCGAATATTTTCTCTAATATTCCGTCTGCCGAAATTAGTAGTCGTGAAGCAAGACGGAATAGTAGAAGACTTTTTTGGGATTCTTTTTCAAGGAGAAGTCCTAGGAGGCGTGCTGCTGATCCCCATAACTTTCGTTTACCAAATGATAATTCAGACGATGTACTATCTCATGACAGGTTACTGCTGGACTTTAGTGATAATTCCCTTcatgattcaaatggaagtcggaaTGAACGGCGACGACATTCCAGATCTGAG ATGTGGGAAAGACTTCCAGTTCCTGGTGGTCTTATTGCTGGTGATCATCGTAGTGCCACTTGTCCAACAGGGATTCACACAGATGGCCCATGTTCATGTGAGACAATTTTAATGAGTCGAGAATCTGGCAGTCGTGCAAGTATATCACGAATAGTTATGCTTGCTGAGGCATTGTTTGAG GTACTGGATGAAATACATCGCCAACCTATGTCATTGTCCTTATCTGTATTATCACTTCCAGCTCCAGAGTCAGTTGTGGACTCCTTCCCAGTGAAGATTTACTCAAAATCAGAGGAAGTAGATACTACTGGCAACAATGTTTTACA GGAAAGGGGTCAAAGTTTTTGGGACGAACATCCATTTAAGAAGCAGCACTTCTTCGGAtga
- the LOC132039936 gene encoding uncharacterized protein LOC132039936 isoform X1, translated as MGSGSSHLGSRPRRPNHIKRTLSSIFICGASSSRRTVEMEDDPAEMLVGSAEHAKLQNSEKDPSPDFIPPQTERGTSSVSNLVNSEKSTCIDGSSNVHGGNRRENSTKNMELVNQCSPGSTGNETASTSRANRSFPYPLKRADDVVNNVDTSVNFAGYSRSSSPLSHGNGESSSSEDFVVNHTNEILIFNNSDSGSVSVLSDSSVTPHLAGESSGLEFLVSDREEGVRDGSALHVDMANASPNIFSNIPSAEISSREARRNSRRLFWDSFSRRSPRRRAADPHNFRLPNDNSDDVLSHDRLLLDFSDNSLHDSNGSRNERRRHSRSEMWERLPVPGGLIAGDHRSATCPTGIHTDGPCSCETILMSRESGSRASISRIVMLAEALFEVLDEIHRQPMSLSLSVLSLPAPESVVDSFPVKIYSKSEEVDTTGNNVLQCHICLAEYEEGDKIRVLPCHHEFHLSCVDKWLKEIHGVCPLCRGDVRNGFVDGSIL; from the exons ATGGGTTCTGGGAGTAGTCATTTGGGGTCAAGGCCACGTAGACCAAATCACATAAAAAGAACATTGTCATCTATATTTATATGTGGTGCTTCATCATCAAGAAGAACTGTTGAG ATGGAAGATGATCCAGCTGAAATGCTGGTGGGTTCTGCCGAACATGCAAAGCTCCAAAACTCTGAGAAGGACCCTTCACCTGATTTTATTCCCCCCCAAACTGAACGTGGAACTTCATCGGTGAGCAATCTGGTAAATAGTGAAAAATCTACATGTATAGATGGTTCAAGCAATGTGCACGGAGGTAATCGAAGAGAAAACTCAACCAAAAACATGGAATTAGTCAATCAATGTAGTCCTGGAAGTACAGGTAATGAAACTGCCAGTACATCTCGGGCCAACCGATCATTTCCCTATCCACTCAAAAGGGCAGATGATGTTGTAAATAATGTCGATACTTCAGTGAATTTTGCCGGTTACTCTCGTTCTAGCAGTCCATTGTCTCATGGAAATGGAGAATCTTCATCGAGTGAAGATTTTGTTGTAAACCATACAAATGAAATTCTTATCTTCAACAATTCCGATTCTGGTTCTGTATCAGTTCTTTCGGATTCTTCAGTTACGCCACATTTAGCGGGAGAATCTTCAGGTCTCGAATTTCTGGTGTCGGACAGGGAAGAAGGTGTAAGAGATGGAAGTGCACTTCATGTTGACATGGCGAATGCCTCTCCGAATATTTTCTCTAATATTCCGTCTGCCGAAATTAGTAGTCGTGAAGCAAGACGGAATAGTAGAAGACTTTTTTGGGATTCTTTTTCAAGGAGAAGTCCTAGGAGGCGTGCTGCTGATCCCCATAACTTTCGTTTACCAAATGATAATTCAGACGATGTACTATCTCATGACAGGTTACTGCTGGACTTTAGTGATAATTCCCTTcatgattcaaatggaagtcggaaTGAACGGCGACGACATTCCAGATCTGAG ATGTGGGAAAGACTTCCAGTTCCTGGTGGTCTTATTGCTGGTGATCATCGTAGTGCCACTTGTCCAACAGGGATTCACACAGATGGCCCATGTTCATGTGAGACAATTTTAATGAGTCGAGAATCTGGCAGTCGTGCAAGTATATCACGAATAGTTATGCTTGCTGAGGCATTGTTTGAG GTACTGGATGAAATACATCGCCAACCTATGTCATTGTCCTTATCTGTATTATCACTTCCAGCTCCAGAGTCAGTTGTGGACTCCTTCCCAGTGAAGATTTACTCAAAATCAGAGGAAGTAGATACTACTGGCAACAATGTTTTACA GTGTCACATATGCTTGGCTGAGTACGAGGAAGGAGATAAAATACGAGTTCTACCTTGTCACCATGAGTTTCATTTATCATGTGTGGATAAATGGCTCAAAGAGATACACGG TGTATGTCCACTTTGCAGAGGAGATGTCCGAAATGGTTTTGTTGATGGTTCAATTTTATAA